The following proteins come from a genomic window of Montipora capricornis isolate CH-2021 chromosome 9, ASM3666992v2, whole genome shotgun sequence:
- the LOC138017088 gene encoding tartrate-resistant acid phosphatase type 5-like: MMAFPQLIPLLLFSSFSFGQSEELRFLVLGDWGGMLFYPYTTYYERAVSKTLGKVAEEFGTQFTIGLGDNFYEFGVKNEDDPRFQETFENVFTAKSLMTPWYFCAGNHDHYGNVSAEIAYSTHSERWNFPSLYYTKSWRIPGSDLDLQLVLLDTIVLCGNTDHDHLNDQPQEPESVEKSEEQWTWLEDTLKSSTAHYVIVGGHFPVWSIAEHGPTQCLVERLKPLLEKYNVTAYISGHDHNLQHLKEQNSSVEYFVVGCAGKMDTSRSHRDAVPGGSSRFFWAEPSKDGGFALVRAAVSNMTLEFVDAHESMLYTRNLYPRDIHELRARDIQV; the protein is encoded by the exons ATGATGGCATTTCCACAGTTGATTCCTTTacttcttttttcaagtttttcatttGGTCAGAGTGAAGAACTGCGATTCCTCGTCTTAGGTGATTGGGGTGGAATGTTGTTCTATCCATACACTACCTATTACGAAAGAGCTGTTAGTAAAACTTTGGGAAAAGTCGCCGAGGAATTTGGAACTCAATTCACCATCGGTTTAG GGGACAATTTCTATGAATTTGGAGTGAAGAACGAGGATGATCCTCGATTTCAGGAGACATTTGAAAATGTGTTCACTGCGAAATCGCTTATGACACCCTGGTATTTTTGTGCAGGAAATCATGATCACTATGGCAACGTATCGGCGGAAATTGCCTACAGCACTCACTCAGAACGTTGGAATTTTCCAAGTCTCTATTACACGAAGTCTTGGAGAATCCCCG GATCTGATCTCGACTTGCAGTTAGTTTTATTGGACACAATAGTACTTTGCGGGAACACAGACCACGATCACTTGAATGACCAACCACAAG AACCCGAATCAGTTGAAAAATCTGAAGAACAATGGACATGGCTGGAAGACACTTTAAAATCATCTACAGCACATTATGTCATCGTTGGAGGCCATTTTCCTGTGTGGTCCATTGCTGAACACGGGCCCACTCAATGTCTTGTGGAAAGACTGAAGCCTTTGTTAGAGAAGTACAATGTCACTGCTTATATCAGTGGTCATGATCACAACCTTCAG CACTTGAAAGAACAGAACTCGTCAGTGGAGTATTTCGTTGTTGGATGTGCCGGTAAGATGGACACAAGCCGAAGCCACAGAGATGCAGTACCGGGTGGCAGTTCACGGTTTTTCTGGGCCGAACCCAGTAAAGATGGCGGATTTGCATTGGTACGTGCTGCGGTGTCCAACATGACCTTAGAATTTGTGGATGCACATGAATCGATGCTGTACACTCGAAACCTGTATCCTCGAGATATTCACGAGCTTCGTGCCCGTGATATCCAAGTTTAG
- the LOC138016091 gene encoding uncharacterized protein produces the protein MFLEMTVDAPARAMWQAIKQFNGYSGCGHCKETGEHLDLGPGKKNSRRGCHVYPFNKNFASTTGHAGTRNHEEVKEQALEALKQRSQGKRNFAVEGVVGLSWGFGLPSYDVVRGTVVDYMHCVCEGVIDQLLAQWLDKSNSKKAFYLGSVVEKISQELTAITPTCDVTRTPRSLADVKDWKASEKRSFLLYYAIPLLRGYLQSDHLFFLMLLSGGVFRLLKKSISQDELQEAHAYLKLFVAQAPVFYGLKFQTFNVHQLLHLPEVVRDLGPLWSNSCFPFEDYNGDLRDLFHGTRNVDGQIVTAVSIIQKLPEIARSMDTSAEVKAFYEHLTSKRSHARLPKESIAETAHVVGSLERVWKNSTLLDQEELAAMPQHHGKMWVFRRCIVNGILFHSKSYKRVVARNDYTVECYHQDTIYYGSIHTYVKVEEKCLNAMCNRMKACNCALACKYYAILEVLDIDDEQLPKYRGRKVVDHIIRVKASNRLLSVPIVNIMRKFLKVDVASGSYVCSLPNSFEKV, from the exons ATGTTTCTTGAGATGACAGTTGACGCCCCAGCACGTGCCATGTGGCAAGCTATCAAACAGTTTAATGGTTATTCTGGTTGTGGACACTGTAAAGAGACAGGAGAGCATCTTGATCTTGGCCCTGGTAAAAAGAACAGCAGACGTGGGTGTCATGTGTACCCATTTAATAAAAACTTTGCTTCCACAACAGGACATGCAGGAACCAGGAACCACGAGGAGGTGAAAGAACAAGCCCTTGAGGCATTAAAGCAACGAAGTCAAGGCAAAAGGAAT tttGCAGTTGAAGGTGTTGTCGGTTTATCATGGGGATTTGGTCTACCATCGTATGACGTTGTGAGAGGAACAGTGGTTGACTACATGCACTGCGTGTGTGAAGGTGTTATTGACCAACTTTTGGCACAGTGGCTTGATAAATCCAATTCAAAGAAAGCCTTCTATTTGGGTTCTGTAGTAGAGAAGATAAGCCAAGAGTTGACTGCAATAACCCCAACTTGTGATGTTACTCGTACTCCAAGGAGTTTGGCAGATGTCAAAGACTGGAAAG CATCagaaaaaagatcatttcttcTCTATTATGCCATTCCATTGTTGAGGGGATACCTGCAGTCAGATCACCTCTTCTTCTTGATGTTGCTGAGTGGTGGGGTGTTCAGGTTGCTTAAAAAGTCCATTTCACAAGATGAATTACAGGAGGCCCATGCTTATTTGAAACTTTTCGTTGCTCAAGCTCCAGTCTTTTACG GGCTAAAGTTCCAGACCTTTAATGTTCATCAACTGCTGCACCTGCCAGAAGTTGTGAGGGACTTGGGTCCATTGTGGTCAAACTCTTGCTTCCCATTTGAGGACTACAATGGTGACTTGCGTGATCTGTTCCATGGAACCAGAAATGTGGATGGCcag ATTGTTACAGCGGTATCAATAATTCAGAAGTTGCCAGAAATTGCCAGATCCATGGACACCTCTGCAGAAGTCAAGGCATTTTATGAACACCTTACAAGCAAGCGTTCTCATGCTAG ATTGCCCAAAGAAAGCATTGCAGAAACAGCTCATGTGGTTGGTTCTTTGGAACGCGTATGGAAGAATTCAACTCTGCTGGATCAAGAGGAGCTTGCAGCAATGCCACAACATCATGGAAAAATGTGGGTGTTCCGGCGATGTATTGTAAATGGGATCCTGTTCCACAGCAAGAGTTACAAACGAGTGGTTGCAAGAAACGATTACACTGTTGAGTGTTATCACCAGGATACTATTTACTACGGCTCAATACACACATATGTTAAAGTTGAAGAGAAGTGTTTGAATGCAATGTGCAATCGAATGAAAGCTTGTAACTGTGCTTTAGCCTGTAAGTACTATGCAATTTTGGAAGTTCTGGACATAGATGATGAACAGCTTCCCAAGTACAGAGGGAGAAAAGTAGTCGACCACATCATCAGGGTGAAAGCATCAAACAG ACTCCTTTCTGTTCCCATTGTAAACATCATGAGGAAATTTCTCAAAGTGGATGTTGCATCTGGATCTTATGTTTGCTCACTGCCAAATTCATTTGAGAAAGTCTAA